The Phaenicophaeus curvirostris isolate KB17595 chromosome 6, BPBGC_Pcur_1.0, whole genome shotgun sequence genome segment CAGTTTAGTCACGGTCAGCGTATCGTGCCAATAGCAAATCATTAAAATAGTGAAGCAATGGCTCTGCTATCATTGCTGCTACATACAACACTCAGTTTCTCAAAGCAGCCTCCGAGTGAGAGGATCACAGAATGTGTCTCCTgggaaaggagaataaaaacctCATGCTGGTGCCACATTTAAAAGCTCTGCCAAActtaaaaccagagaaaacaCATCCCAGAAAGTATAACGATAAAACAAAGCAGTGGTACGAATTTTCCTTAGAGAATTTTCAGAGATTCCCTCTACAAGATTGAAATCTCAGCATCAAGAGCCACAAAGATTTCCTGTGCTGTACACAGTTTTGACTAACATCTTCCACATACGCTAAGATCTcgagccccgccccccccacctcctttgcCCCACAGCAACCAACTTCACAGGCTTTTTAAACTCATCTGTAGTAAACTGGTGTTTTGAAGATCTTTTGAGACTTAACACTTTTCCTACACTGCATCaactccatttttcttttccttgtgcaCCTAAAAGTCTCAAGAAGCAACACTGTTTTATGGTGTCTAAGActcttttccttcagaaagcGTTCTGAGGAAGTTGCCTTTTGATAGCATTCCGTGTCACACTACGGCGTTGAAAAAGAATTCAGAAGCCAGGTGCCCGTCAccagatggaaaagaaattaaacaaatagaTTACTTCAGTTTAGACACCTAACCTGGTAAGTGATGATGAACGTTACTATAAACAACAGCTGACACTGTAATATAAAatatggtcacaaaaggagctagTCTTAGCGACAAgctagattttctttttgttcttggtAAGCAGAAATTTACATCAGCATAAGTTTTGATCGATGAATTCGAACCTAATACAAATTACATCAAGGAGCCTAAGGGGAGAACTGTCActaaacaaaaggaaacatgTTGTAAAACTAAAAGGTATAAACAACATTACTTTTTAGCAGTAAGCATCCAACTTACTAGCTATCTCAtgaaaaatgtgattaaaaacAATGTAACAAAAAGCTTAGAAATTCCATGACATCACACttataaaaatacagcagttgATCACACACAAATACGCAAAAGATAATACAGAACTCAGCTAGATCTCACAGGAAATTAAGCCACAATCACTATACAAATATCAATCAATGtcctaagaaaagaaaatgccctTTTTtgttggtgtggttttttttttttaagcaatgtgTTTTCACAAGTGTGAATGAATTGTCCTAAACGTTAAGCGTCACTCTACAAGGCTCCACATTATCAGGTTCTCTCTCAGGCTACGTCACCATCATTCAAGTTGCCCTGCATTACCTTGCATACAAGCTTCCCAACACTGGTGCTTCAACCATGATGAGCTAACAGGTTGGCTCTGCTGAACAGCGCCCAGCGAGCAGCTTGCAAGGTTTTGCTTTAGGGTATTTCAAGAGACGAGTGTAAGGGAACCTACACAACAGCTGCCTAAGTCAAGAGAAGTCAAGAATTTGTGAAACATCAAGAATGCACCAACATTAAACTGAATGAAGCTGGAGCAATGGGGCTGTGTGTTGGTTGctgcttttaatatttaagaTTCTGCTCCCATTaacttattattttttaaggaagaaaaaaaccccaaagaaattAGTGTTCTCTCCTAATAAGAGCTATCGACTTTTAACCAGTTAAATACTGACATTaccaagttttaaaaaaattgtttcaagtATCCTTGTTTTAATCACAGTGAAAATGTAAGACCAAGATGTAAATGTTGAAGTGAGTGACTGAAAGTTTCTTAGATGAAAAAGGCAAAGGTACTAAAtcaaaacatataaaaatgctTAAACGCATTTCCTCCATGTGATATGAATAGAAAGGTTATCTGtaaaaagttagaaaaattaaaataaattacatatttAAGTACACTTTCCCTTCAACATTTctataaaaattcagaacagtGTACTTTTGAATATACACAGAGTAAAAATGCACGGGTGCCGCAGGTTATCGTCGGTATCTACACAATGTCACATTAGCATATTTGCTGCAGTTGATTTTATTTGTTACTTGAGCTCCTCTGGAGAAATCTCAATATACCCAGCTGATCGGGACCCACTGCGGTTCCAGCCTCAGTCTCTCAATCGCAGTCTGGAGCTTCTCAAAGGCTTTGTCAaggttgtcatttacaatggtcAGATCGAAATAGTGGTTGTACGCTCTCTGGATCCGGGCGCTTTCATccactgtttttttcaaatccGTGTCCTGttgaaaagattttaaagatgACCAAGAACATAAGACTTGGCAAATCCTAACAAATACAGAAGCAGCAGCCCATCATTATATACTGTAACTGACTATTTGAAGCTATTTACTgagtatatttaaaaattaatgcaagttttcatttatagtaaATCCTGACATGATTTAAGCTAAAATGCATTGAAACGTTAGGAGCTGTGCCAATAATGTTACATATGGCAACCAAATATTTGCAGATCTTGCAGTTTTTACCAAAGTCACTAGAAGCACATGAACTCAGGCTGGTGAGCACAATGGGCAAGTAATCAGTTTGTGTGTGTCACTGATGAGCCAATCAGAATCAACTTCATGCCTCAGGAATGACCAAGACAATCAGTTAAGTAGATATATTTGTGCCCTTTTTCATTTCCACAGAAAGCACCAACAAATCCATGAATTTAAATTAGCATGAAAGCAAAGACAATGAAAGATACATTGCTAGTACAATACAGCTCTAGAATAGCTTATCGCTTTTAGAGGCTCCACTGTAGCCTTGCTCACCTGACATCAGTTCCTGATTCGTAAACTACTGCATTATTTTAGTTCTGACCTGAGCTGCAAATATGCAGGAAATGTCTATTCCTACATTACGAAGCCTTCATGAAACGCTGCCACTGAgcacttttttaatgtttcattagTCCCGCATTCTTAGATTCTGCACTTTTgcacaaaagcaatttttttgtaaagaattACAAGCTTTATCCCCTtgacaatatttcttttttattattttcaagtcCTGATAAGGCTgtaaaaacaaaaggcaaaatgaaaaagtgaacAGCCTTTCCTTCAGGGTAAATGAAGGAAACAACCAAATGTAGCACCACAAGAGTCAGAATTTTTGCTTAGGATGCTACAAGCAATGCTGACACACCCAAGCAGAATATAATATTTCAAATGAAGTTTGGGTTTTATGTGTTCAGGATGTACAAGAATATGAAATGATAAATCATACtctacatacatatacacagaTACGATTTAGAATccataatatataaatatataataaatgtGTAGTTTAGTTGTAACTAACCTCTTTACTATTCATAAGGACAAGTAAAACAAAGGCAAGGATGTCCTTTAGGGAATCAAATACTAGGGAGcgcaggaaattatttttacacTTGTCTGGACATTTTCAACCTTGCCTTCTTGTACTTGATTCACAAAATTCAGGGATCATCTCGggtagagaggaggaaaggcagAGCATGCATAGAGATACCACTAGAGTATTCAGAGTCTGTGACTAGGACTGGACAGTCTCTCTTGCGGTTAAGAGAACGGGATCTCAtggtttaaaaagaagaaacacagcCTAGTTGCATTCCCTTGttggtttgttggggttttttatgcaGGCTGCACTGTCTTTCCAAGGTGTTacaaattccattttttaaggCACACCTACACTATGAGGCAAATCTGAACAAAGCTTtttggagggagagagagggaaagtgAAGGAAAGACATTTACATAAAAGAACAACTCCCACCATCAAATAGCTACCATTTGCTGCAAATAATCAAAGGTGACACTTCCCAAAGAACACATTACAAGTAATTTTTGTAATCAACACTTCTCTCTAAGAtctatttttaagaaagcaataATTTGCTTTATACATAGTATCTGATTAAATTCTACTATGTAATCAGCAAAAGTCTTGCCTAACTTTCTTAGAAACTTTAATTTCAGAACAAATTCTATCTAAAATGAAAGCTAGAAGACAAAAAACCAAGAACATCTTGTTCAAAGCAAACTAAATATGAAATGATCTGCTTACAGTGAGAAGTTTCGTCGTAATTCCAGCATCTACCACAGCCTTGTGCATAGCACGCAAAGTCTCCAACTCTGGGGCAGCAATGAACACTACGTAGGGCATGAATTCTGAAGTCCTCAATATTTTCAGGGCctagaagcaaagaaaaagggaaaaagctcAACAGCCAAATCTGAGAGTAACTCGCCATATGCCCTCATTACTTAAGGGGCACTGCAACACTGGTCTGTAACAATGGGCACAAACATGTAAGTGAagatttctatttctatttcagaaACTCCTCCTCTGCCTTATGAAATGCTCAGTGCTATTCCTTCCTTGGCTAAAAAGATGATATACTACTCTGCAAGACTCCTCCTCCGTGCAGAATCTAAGTTTGGTTTTATCCATCTTTATAACTCAATCCGACTAAGTGCCCCAAATCAAGAATCCAGTCAATATTGTAATCTTTAAACCAGGCAAGAAGCCTTCAAATTTGAAGGCGTATTTCTTCAACATTATACTCCTATGCTCATAAATGATATACCTGAGGATTTACGTCCAAGATGCAGGTCCTTCCTGTCTGAACAACTTCGAGGATGGAATCAATTTTGGTGCCATAAAGATTTCCTTCATATTCTCCATGCTCTAAATATCTGCCAGCTTTAATATCCATCTCCATTTCAGCTCGTGACACAAATCTGTACGCTTGCCCATCCTTTTCGTCATCCCTTGGCTTTCGTGAAGTAActaaacaaaaatttaaaatataaatgaaatgttttctttttatatttggaATACAAACATGAGACTGAACTGCCTAGTGAGCTAGGGACATAAATACAAAATCCTAATTGTTCCATATACAGGTTAATTAATTATTCTAGTCTAAGTTTGAAAAATAAGCACAGCCTCTCCTGTTccctttatttctgttctttcctaTATGTTCCTTACTCACTCATTTGCTTATTTCCATTGAATTACTCCTTCGCACCACATATGATACTTATTCATATAAACTTCTTAATTATTCACTTAATAAAAAGCCAGAAGTACTTCGGAAACTAACTAAGTGCATATCAAAAATCTGCTGCCCTATGTACTATGTACTGCATATGCATGATTACACTGTCAGGTGGCTCAGGTGGAAGAGTTTATGTTTATGCCTTTGAAGGGTGTTCAAGAGTTCCAAGGAAAAGCATTTTAGCACTGTGTTGCATTACTTACATATATTTAAGCACTTATTTAGCATTTCAGAGAAACTAGCAATTTTGAGggctttttaaaaagggaataaaGAATTTTggaattaataaaaagaagcGTCTTACTATTTTGCCAATATAAAATAATGAGATTTCCAGGGGAAGATTTTTTCAAAAAGTAACACTGAGAAGTCAACCTCACATCAGTCTCACATACCAATTATTAGTGCCCTGGCCAGAAAATGAGAGAGACTGATTCTATCAGGTTGAGATCTATCTTTAAGACCTATACCTCCCCCCCTGTTATCAGACCTACTTCTTGCtcactgaaaacagaagggaacagactgtttctgaaattctgaaaagCAGGTGGCAGGAGGGGAACAGGAATGTAGTTAGGgagcaaaaaagaaagatagatGAGGCTAGATGTATTAAAATATCAGATTAACATACAAATCTTGGAGATCACAAACACTTCAGTTTTACAGGAAGTCTGTTGCTTTCCCCTTCATTTCTAATACTAaagtaaaaatttaaaatgcctggAGTATTTCTAGAGATGGAAAACTAAATAGCAGACATGAGAAACTCCACTGGCTGTTCATTACACAAGACTGTTAGGAACTTCCAGAATCCCCTCAGTAACTGATGGTGACTGACACTGAAAAAACACAGCACACAGAAACAAGAGACACGCAAAACCAGTTTTTCTGCAGCATGAGTAACATTTAACTGCTGGTTATAAATATTTTCGCTACTATCATATGCTAGTCCAGTTGTCTGAGAAGATGAAAAACCTTTTGCTTTCCCACTCCATACAATATTTGTACTCTGACAAAATTGCTCCTCCTGTAAATCACTGCTATAAAGATCAGGTATTTTCCAGATAATCAGACTCTAAGTACGGTATTGCAATAGGAATGCTGACAACTTACATGGCACTGTAGTTCCAAACCTAGTGGGATTCAGTACTATAAACCTGTTCTTCAGACTTCTTCGCCCCACTCCTTGGGCCCCAATTAAGACcagtgtttttctctgaaaaggaGGCATTTTGGCTACTTCCTCATAGATCTGAATTTCATGACGATCAAATTCTACATTAAGAAGTGCACAAAAACCAGTTAATATACAgccactaagaaaaaaaaattaagaagtcaTGCTCTATGTCAATAGACCACATGCAAATACAAATGATACTCAAAGGGCATTAAGTCTTAATATTTTACTGCAAATCTTTCAGTTTTGGATATGCTAGAGACTGAAAGTATGGAAGCCTAGAGAACTTTGATTCATATGCAACATGAAGAGATACCTGCATTTCTTGTAGTGAGATacatcatctttttcttttttttgctgcttattGTTCCACAGAAAGGCCCTAGAAATAAACATTAAGGCAAACTCACCATTTTTATGACATACGTTTTTCCTGAAGCTTATTTACGTGAACATATGCACGTTCAGATTATTTAAATTTACAGGGACTATTTAGGAATTTTATATAATCTAGGGCAGGAGATCACATCTATTTTCATACACATCAAGAGGTATAataagaactgaacacagagaaaaaattaattttcatagaaagcTCTGtataaagggagaaaaatccATCAAATGTGTTTAAGTTATTAATTTTCAGTGCATACtacaaaaacataaataaaagagCTAATTCTTATACCTTTCCCACCCCATTTAGCTTTTCATGAGGAGGTGGCAAAACTGATTCATGTATGTATGAAGACTGAACACAGACATTAGCCTTTGTCTTTCAGTCAAAGCCAAAATATAATAATTAGCATTTCACAATATTTTGTGTACTTTCACACAGCAGTTTTCTGGTATCTATGaaggcaggaaaagcaaaacaaatgggAGTCATGGCAAAATCTGTCCCTGAAATTCAGTAAGTCTCACCTGAGTTGTCCCAGTCCCTCCTAACAAAggcctttctcttctcttccaggaACTGGCTGGGAATAAGCCCCGCGCTTCCTCCTTCTTTGACATGACTAGCctggaaaaatagaaaataaaaatcataggTAAACTGTGAGAAGTGCTTTTCTCACTGATGTGATGTTGACTGACTTTCATATTGCCAGAGTTTCTCAATGGTAAGCATTGATACATTTACTACTGAGACTTAGAAATTCAAACTCAGATGTGgatattaaaaagataaaagtttCATTACCGATTCCCATTAAGTTAGTAAGCTCCTACAGCCATGAACTTTTGGCATCAAAATCCTAAATGGAATTCTACAGCTCCAAGTTGTTGAATTCTCGAGCAAGAAAACTGCAAGACTTTCTAGCAAACAgtacatttattttgtattcttgAGCTGCTCCAAACAGGTTCCAATGAAGCTCATTAACAGCCATTTTGCAAACAGTGAATGCCATTAGCACACACTTAATCATGCCTTTAAGCTTTTTGCACTAACTACACATTTGAAATGTTAGGTTACCTAAGTATTCCTGGTAATGAAAGTTTGGCTAAGCAtctctaaaataatttcatggcAAGCTCAACAAAAACACAGTTACAAAACGTTACACACTTCTCCATAACTGGTTGCCCTGTTTCTCGCTAACAGAACTGTTTGCTTTTCGACTCTTAAGCTTTTACCTATGActaactgatttttttagagCTAGCAAGTTTTTAGTAATAGTCTAGTATTTCTAGAAAGCACAAGGGtaaactaactttttttttccggTGGCATGATCTGCATAGCAATACTTGCAATACACTAAATGCCAGTTCAATGCACTTCATTTTCACCACTGACCAGGAATTTAAGATCTATTACTCCAGGACACCCATGTGTTACAAGCTGGAGAATTTGAAAGGGAGTACAGAAGACGGCATGTAAGCTAAATGTCAAGCTACTCTAGAGTTCTGCAGTGTCTAAATTCTGAAACTAATTAGCTTGGCAGTAATaaattttctgcctttccttatgattttcattctctttttccaaCATTATCGTCATTAACAACAGAATTCAGCAACAGTTGTTGATGTATATTCAAACacttttgttgcttttaaagAAGTTGTATATACACTGCTCTCAAGTAACGTTGCCCTCCCTACTGCTTGTTATCTAGCAAAGAGTTAGCAATTCAGGAGTGGAAAGAGGAATTATATTGCCACTGCCATTGATGATGTTTAATTGTGTGTATATtgtattgaaaaaataaaaatagcttaaGCACTGGATTACATCTCTATTGAAGGACTGATTGCAGCCATACAACCTTAAAGCAGGATGAGCTGTTAATATTTGAAATTGTGCCACACACTTTGATTATGAACATGCACGTTACAGTTCACAGACACCGACCACCACTGGGGAAATAGAAGATACGGCTTCTCCAAACAGCTATTCTCACCCCTCTTCAAATCCACAGGGTTAATTTCCCTCCCTCTTCAACTCTGAGCACTCAGGAAGGGGTCCACTTCTTCCACAGCTGCTGCCAGGGAAGGCTCACCACACGTTAACCACAGTTAACATCATCAGCCTAAGACTTTTTGCTAGAAATTGTCCACTTACACTGATTTTGGAACGTACAGGCTTACAATACAAAAACAGAGTAAGATGAACAGTACTAACAGCAAACTGAGTGTTTCGTACAACAATTTATataattccattttctttagtatttcaATTGTTAGTGCCATGATATTAGATTGAAATTGAATTGCAGTGTAAATATTTGTTCTTATACTTACTGTTAAATGGAAGTAGACAATAAATTAAAGAGGTAACAAGTGAAGCTTTTTtcgttttttttattttttaagctttttacCAACCTG includes the following:
- the PALS2 gene encoding protein PALS2 yields the protein MQQVLDNLTDLPTSTGAEEIDLIFLKGIMENPIVRSLAKAHERLEDSKLEAVSDNNLELVNEILEDISPLVNKDENIAELVGILKEPHFQSLLEAHDIVASKCYDSPPSSPEVNNSSVNNQIVPVDAIRILGIHKRAGEPLGVTFRVENNDLVIARILHGGMIDRQGLLHVGDIIKEVNGHEVGNNPKELQELLKNISGSVTLKILPSYRDTVIPQQVFVKCHFDYNPYNDNLIPCKEAGLKFSKGEILQIVNREDPNWWQASHVKEGGSAGLIPSQFLEEKRKAFVRRDWDNSGPFCGTISSKKKKKMMYLTTRNAEFDRHEIQIYEEVAKMPPFQRKTLVLIGAQGVGRRSLKNRFIVLNPTRFGTTVPFTSRKPRDDEKDGQAYRFVSRAEMEMDIKAGRYLEHGEYEGNLYGTKIDSILEVVQTGRTCILDVNPQALKILRTSEFMPYVVFIAAPELETLRAMHKAVVDAGITTKLLTDTDLKKTVDESARIQRAYNHYFDLTIVNDNLDKAFEKLQTAIERLRLEPQWVPISWVY